Proteins encoded within one genomic window of Conchiformibius steedae:
- the mutY gene encoding A/G-specific adenine glycosylase yields MSSQHSQDFSQRLITWQKQHGRHDLPWQVSDPYRVWLSEIMLQQTQVATVRDYYPRFVAAFPDVAALAAAEQDAVLALWAGLGYYSRARNLHKAAQQIISDFNGGFPQQRSQLEQLCGVGRSTAAAIAAFAFRQRETILDGNVKRVLCRVFALDGNPADKAFEKQLWAVAENLLPARADDMPAYTQGLMDLGATVCKRSRPDCAVCPMADICQAKAQNRTAELPRRKTAAAVAEMPLFWLQLRNAQGKILLHKRPQRGIWAGLYCLPCFDSADEMHRFAENAGVAGAVRTDTPFSHRLTHRLLQVQPFAADLPDDSALSWADGVWVNPQDLRDYALPKPLMRYLGEAVRQADLFG; encoded by the coding sequence ATGTCGTCTCAACATTCTCAAGATTTTTCACAACGCCTGATTACTTGGCAGAAACAGCACGGCCGCCACGATTTGCCGTGGCAGGTGTCTGACCCTTACCGCGTGTGGCTGTCGGAAATCATGTTGCAGCAAACGCAAGTGGCGACTGTGCGCGATTATTATCCGCGTTTTGTGGCGGCGTTTCCCGATGTGGCGGCGTTGGCGGCGGCGGAACAAGATGCGGTGCTGGCGTTGTGGGCGGGATTGGGCTATTACAGCCGTGCCCGCAATTTGCACAAAGCCGCACAACAAATCATCAGCGATTTTAACGGCGGGTTTCCGCAACAGCGCAGCCAATTGGAACAATTGTGCGGGGTGGGGCGCAGCACGGCTGCGGCGATTGCGGCATTTGCTTTCCGCCAGCGCGAAACCATTTTAGACGGCAATGTGAAGCGCGTACTCTGTCGCGTTTTTGCTTTGGACGGCAATCCTGCCGATAAAGCCTTTGAAAAACAATTGTGGGCGGTGGCAGAAAATCTGTTGCCTGCGCGGGCAGACGACATGCCTGCTTACACGCAGGGTTTGATGGATTTGGGTGCGACCGTGTGCAAACGCAGCCGTCCCGATTGTGCGGTTTGCCCGATGGCGGACATCTGCCAAGCCAAAGCGCAAAACCGCACCGCCGAACTGCCGCGTAGAAAAACCGCCGCTGCCGTTGCGGAAATGCCGCTGTTTTGGTTGCAACTGCGTAACGCGCAGGGGAAAATCCTGCTGCACAAACGCCCGCAGCGGGGCATTTGGGCGGGTTTGTATTGCTTGCCTTGTTTTGATTCGGCAGACGAGATGCACCGTTTTGCGGAAAATGCGGGCGTGGCAGGGGCTGTGCGGACAGATACGCCGTTTAGCCACCGTTTAACCCACCGTTTGTTGCAGGTTCAGCCGTTTGCAGCAGATTTGCCTGATGATTCGGCTTTGTCTTGGGCAGACGGGGTGTGGGTCAATCCGCAGGATTTAAGGGATTATGCTTTGCCCAAGCCATTGATGCGTTATTTGGGCGAGGCGGTGCGGCAGGCGGATTTATTTGGTTAG
- the fnr gene encoding fumarate/nitrate reduction transcriptional regulator Fnr yields the protein MSKSLCQPKTECAHCSLRELCLPAGLSPDEFRQVDDMMRQSRRLKKGEYLFHAGEKFLSLYAVRTGFFKTSVGTHDGRDQVTGFFMSGELMGMDGIYASRHTCDAVALEDGEVCELPFGCLEELGQRLPQLHTHVLRLMSRELIRDQNVMLLLGNMRAEERLAAFLLNLSQRLHLRGFAANDFILRMSREEIGSYLGLKLETVSRTLSRFNQDGLIAVEHKHIRLLQPQRLQDMVSGQQEKPSSGCGDCPSRRV from the coding sequence ATGTCCAAATCCCTATGCCAACCCAAAACCGAATGTGCGCATTGTTCCCTGCGCGAACTGTGCCTGCCTGCGGGATTAAGTCCCGACGAGTTCCGACAGGTAGATGATATGATGCGCCAAAGCCGCCGTTTGAAAAAAGGCGAATACCTGTTTCACGCGGGCGAGAAATTTTTATCGCTGTATGCGGTGCGTACGGGCTTTTTTAAAACTTCGGTAGGCACGCACGACGGGCGCGACCAAGTGACGGGCTTTTTTATGTCGGGCGAGCTGATGGGCATGGACGGGATTTATGCGTCCCGACACACTTGCGATGCGGTGGCGTTGGAAGACGGCGAAGTGTGCGAATTGCCGTTTGGCTGCTTGGAAGAACTGGGGCAGCGGCTGCCGCAGCTGCATACCCATGTGTTGCGCCTGATGAGCCGCGAGCTGATACGCGACCAAAATGTGATGCTGCTGTTGGGGAATATGCGCGCAGAAGAGCGTTTGGCGGCGTTTTTGCTGAATTTGTCGCAGCGGCTGCACCTGCGCGGTTTTGCTGCCAATGATTTTATTTTGCGGATGTCGCGTGAGGAAATCGGCAGTTATTTGGGCTTAAAGCTGGAAACGGTAAGCCGTACTTTGTCGCGTTTTAATCAAGACGGGCTGATTGCGGTGGAACACAAACACATTCGCTTGTTACAACCGCAGCGTTTGCAGGATATGGTGTCGGGGCAGCAGGAAAAACCCAGCAGCGGCTGCGGCGATTGTCCGTCCCGCCGTGTGTGA
- the hemN gene encoding oxygen-independent coproporphyrinogen III oxidase, which translates to MPTIAITPAPRIDFDRKLIASLPASGPRYTSYPTADRFHQGFGESQYRDTLHHTLAAHPSKPVSLYIHIPFCTTICYYCGCNKIITKDKSRADAYLDYLEREFALLAPHLGGAHPLAQLHFGGGTPTFLSDEQLERVFDMIRRHFTLMPEGEYSIEIDPRKVSRESVHRLGKLGFNRMSVGIQDFDPKVQKAVNRIQSLDETRNVIEAAREAGFKSVSVDLIYGLPHQSTDSIKPTLDTVLSLNPDRLALYHYAHLPHVFKPQRRIDTAVVPSSEEKLDILQYAVQLLDERGYVFIGMDHFAKPEDELALALREGRLQRNFQGYSTHADCDLVAVGVSSIGKVGDTYSQNEKDLAQYYAAIDEGRLPVLRGYALNSDDVLRRRLIQDLMCRFALDFADYENEAGTSFADYFAAELKDLRGLAQSGLLDLHDTGLTVSAKGRFLIRNIAMVFDYHLRHRETAAKYSQTV; encoded by the coding sequence ATGCCGACCATTGCCATTACCCCTGCCCCGCGCATTGATTTTGACCGCAAACTGATTGCTTCACTGCCCGCCAGCGGACCACGCTACACATCCTACCCCACCGCCGACCGTTTTCATCAGGGTTTTGGCGAAAGCCAATACCGTGACACCCTGCACCACACGCTTGCCGCCCACCCTAGCAAACCCGTTTCGCTGTATATCCACATTCCCTTTTGCACCACCATCTGTTACTACTGCGGCTGCAACAAAATCATCACCAAAGACAAAAGCCGCGCCGATGCCTATTTGGATTATTTGGAACGCGAATTTGCCCTGCTCGCCCCCCATTTGGGCGGCGCACACCCCTTGGCACAACTGCACTTTGGCGGCGGCACGCCCACCTTTTTAAGCGATGAACAGCTTGAGCGCGTATTCGACATGATACGCCGCCACTTTACCCTGATGCCCGAAGGCGAATATTCTATTGAAATTGACCCGCGCAAAGTCAGCCGCGAAAGCGTCCACCGTTTGGGCAAGCTAGGCTTTAACCGCATGAGTGTCGGCATTCAGGATTTTGACCCCAAAGTACAAAAAGCCGTCAACCGCATTCAAAGTTTGGACGAAACCCGCAACGTGATTGAAGCTGCGCGTGAAGCAGGGTTTAAATCCGTCAGCGTGGATTTGATTTACGGACTGCCCCACCAAAGCACCGACAGCATCAAACCCACCCTCGACACCGTTTTATCGCTGAACCCCGACCGTCTCGCCCTTTACCACTACGCCCACCTGCCCCATGTGTTCAAACCGCAGCGGCGCATTGATACCGCCGTTGTACCGTCCAGCGAAGAAAAACTGGATATTTTGCAATACGCCGTGCAGCTGCTGGACGAACGCGGCTATGTCTTTATCGGCATGGACCACTTTGCCAAACCCGAAGACGAACTTGCCCTTGCCCTGCGCGAAGGACGTTTGCAACGCAATTTCCAAGGCTATTCCACCCACGCCGATTGCGATTTGGTGGCAGTGGGTGTTTCGTCCATTGGCAAAGTGGGCGATACCTACAGCCAAAACGAAAAAGATTTGGCGCAATATTACGCCGCGATAGACGAAGGACGTTTGCCCGTATTGCGCGGTTACGCCTTAAACAGCGACGACGTCCTGCGCCGTCGCCTGATTCAAGATTTAATGTGCCGTTTCGCGCTGGATTTTGCCGATTACGAAAACGAAGCAGGCACAAGTTTTGCCGACTATTTCGCCGCCGAACTAAAAGATTTGCGCGGATTGGCACAATCGGGCTTGCTGGATTTGCACGACACAGGATTGACCGTGAGCGCCAAAGGACGTTTTTTAATCCGCAATATCGCTATGGTATTTGACTACCATTTGCGCCACCGCGAAACCGCCGCCAAGTATTCGCAAACCGTTTAA
- a CDS encoding LD-carboxypeptidase, which produces MNMLFSRRRLLQGAAAAAGSSLLAACGSGGKTVTVQPRPQQPNFPPAGSGKKPTSSVKTPPQVSNGFDNSLRLFASSGYAEDSSRLETGLNRLFQAGFAVSNHQAAYRRFQRFAGSDAERIADLQNVANGRAPVPKVLMGVRGGYGAARLLPHIDWASLAAKMRDKQTLLFGFSDVTAIQTALLAHGMPSFAGPMLYSEFAKAVPSPYTMDSFIQTTTSTHTTVTVSAFQSSPVRNMEGTLWGGNLSVLASLAGSPYLPDVKGGILFLEDVSEQPYRIERMLYTLLLSGILKKQQAIVLGDFRMGNIRDTYDSSYNLTAVAQTVSRAAGIPVYTGFPFGHIANKTTFPLGAHARLQGIGGGYQISFSGYPTLNPNALNLEALRPPPVGLETGNEWGESEF; this is translated from the coding sequence ATGAACATGCTTTTTTCGCGCCGCCGCCTGTTGCAAGGTGCAGCGGCAGCCGCGGGCAGCAGCCTGTTGGCAGCGTGTGGCAGCGGCGGTAAAACCGTTACTGTTCAACCGCGCCCGCAGCAGCCCAATTTCCCCCCCGCAGGCAGTGGTAAAAAACCTACCTCGTCCGTTAAAACCCCGCCGCAAGTGAGTAATGGCTTTGACAACAGTTTGCGCCTGTTTGCCAGTTCGGGCTATGCCGAAGACTCATCCCGCTTGGAAACAGGCTTAAACCGCTTGTTTCAAGCAGGATTTGCCGTCAGCAACCACCAAGCCGCTTACCGCCGTTTTCAACGTTTTGCGGGCAGCGATGCCGAGCGCATTGCCGATTTACAAAATGTTGCCAACGGACGCGCCCCCGTTCCCAAAGTGCTGATGGGCGTACGCGGCGGTTACGGCGCAGCGCGGCTGCTGCCGCATATTGATTGGGCAAGCCTTGCCGCCAAAATGCGCGACAAACAAACCTTATTGTTTGGATTCAGCGATGTAACTGCCATTCAAACCGCCTTGCTGGCACACGGTATGCCCAGCTTTGCCGGTCCCATGCTTTACAGCGAGTTTGCCAAAGCCGTGCCTTCGCCCTACACCATGGACAGCTTTATCCAAACCACCACATCCACCCATACCACTGTTACCGTTTCTGCCTTTCAAAGCAGTCCCGTACGTAATATGGAAGGCACATTGTGGGGCGGTAATTTAAGCGTATTGGCATCTTTGGCGGGAAGCCCTTATCTTCCTGACGTAAAAGGCGGGATTTTGTTTTTGGAAGACGTATCCGAGCAGCCCTACCGCATAGAACGCATGCTCTATACCCTGTTATTGTCGGGCATATTGAAAAAACAGCAAGCCATTGTGTTGGGCGATTTCCGCATGGGCAATATCCGCGACACCTACGACAGCAGCTACAACCTGACCGCCGTGGCGCAAACCGTTTCCCGTGCGGCGGGGATTCCTGTTTATACGGGTTTTCCGTTTGGGCATATCGCCAACAAAACCACTTTCCCCTTGGGCGCACACGCCCGTTTGCAAGGCATAGGCGGCGGTTATCAGATTAGCTTTAGCGGCTATCCCACCTTGAATCCCAATGCCCTGAATCTGGAAGCCCTGCGCCCGCCACCTGTGGGCTTGGAAACAGGCAATGAATGGGGTGAAAGCGAATTTTAA
- a CDS encoding HIT family protein, with product MSDCPLCCPVGEEVLWETPQLRVIAVHDEANAPAFCRVIWREHIAEMSDLPPADRATLMDAVFRVETAMRQVLHPTKINLASLGNVVPHLHWHIIARFADDACFPAPVWAQAVRTHGTLPPDNWAQQVAALLNHSET from the coding sequence ATGTCGGATTGTCCTTTGTGCTGTCCTGTAGGCGAAGAAGTTTTGTGGGAAACGCCGCAGTTGCGCGTGATTGCGGTACACGATGAAGCCAATGCGCCTGCGTTTTGCCGCGTGATTTGGCGTGAACACATTGCCGAAATGTCCGATTTGCCACCCGCCGACCGTGCCACGCTGATGGATGCGGTGTTTCGTGTGGAAACGGCGATGCGGCAGGTATTGCACCCTACCAAAATCAATTTGGCGAGTTTGGGTAATGTCGTACCGCATCTGCATTGGCATATTATTGCGCGTTTTGCCGATGATGCCTGTTTCCCCGCGCCTGTGTGGGCGCAAGCAGTACGCACCCACGGCACGCTTCCGCCTGACAACTGGGCGCAACAGGTTGCCGCTCTATTAAATCATTCTGAAACATAA
- the lgt gene encoding prolipoprotein diacylglyceryl transferase, protein MFIHPQFDPVAVALGPLAIRWYALSYIVGFVLFVWLGRKRIRQGVAPLNATQLDDLLTWGVAGVILGGRLGYVLFYQRDAYLADPLSILKIWEGGMSFHGGFLGVVLAILLYARKHRIPFLKLLDFVAPLVPLGLASGRIGNFINGELWGRVTDPSRFWATGFPQAAYADQALAAANSQYAAWYAQFGMLPRHPSQLYQFALEGLCLFVLLWWFSKKPRAAGQVSALFLAGYGVFRFIAEFARQPDAHLGLLGAGLSMGQWLSVPMMVLGVLMFVLSGMYADKPKNLSK, encoded by the coding sequence ATGTTTATTCATCCGCAGTTTGACCCTGTTGCCGTGGCGTTGGGACCTTTGGCAATCCGTTGGTATGCCTTGAGCTATATTGTTGGTTTTGTGTTGTTTGTGTGGTTGGGGCGCAAACGCATCCGCCAAGGCGTAGCGCCGTTAAATGCCACGCAGCTGGACGATTTGCTGACTTGGGGCGTGGCGGGCGTGATTTTGGGCGGACGTTTGGGCTATGTGCTGTTTTATCAGCGCGATGCGTATTTGGCAGACCCTTTGTCCATCTTAAAAATTTGGGAAGGCGGTATGTCGTTTCACGGCGGATTTTTGGGCGTGGTGCTGGCGATTTTGCTGTATGCGCGCAAACACCGTATTCCGTTTTTGAAATTATTGGATTTTGTTGCGCCTTTAGTGCCTTTGGGCTTGGCATCGGGGCGCATCGGCAATTTTATCAACGGCGAACTGTGGGGGCGCGTAACTGACCCGTCGCGTTTTTGGGCAACGGGTTTTCCGCAAGCTGCCTACGCCGACCAAGCACTCGCCGCTGCCAATTCCCAATATGCGGCTTGGTACGCGCAATTCGGTATGCTGCCGCGCCACCCGTCACAACTGTATCAATTTGCTTTGGAAGGGCTGTGCCTGTTTGTGCTGCTGTGGTGGTTTTCTAAAAAACCGCGTGCGGCGGGGCAGGTGTCGGCGCTGTTTTTGGCGGGCTACGGCGTGTTCCGTTTTATCGCCGAATTCGCCCGCCAGCCCGATGCCCATTTGGGCTTGTTGGGTGCGGGTTTGTCGATGGGGCAGTGGCTGAGTGTGCCGATGATGGTGTTGGGTGTGTTGATGTTTGTGTTGTCGGGCATGTATGCGGACAAGCCAAAAAACCTGTCTAAATAA
- a CDS encoding D-alanyl-D-alanine carboxypeptidase family protein, producing the protein MKFPLLLLGVSTLLVLPASADNKKDASAPQATSAVQASAASAPAAASAPAAPSASLKIDVDSPPEIAAAAYLVKDLHSNQVLLSKNADQPIEPASLTKLMTAYLTFKALESGKLQPEQMLKVSEKAWKAEGSRMFLEIKKPVSVSDLIKGLIVQSGNDAAITLAEALGGSEEEFAKQMNAEAKRLGMMHTHFENSTGLPGKSHLTTVQDLMTLTAAIIRDYPQYYPIYGIKTFTYNSITQPNRNLLLYRDPSVDGLKTGHTASAGYNLIASSKRNGRRVVSVVVGTSSEEARATESSKLLNYALQNFDTPQMYQAGQSVARVKVYKGAEKELAVGFLDNIYITLPHQNAERIKPVLETRQPVLAPIRKGSEMGTLKFMDGDKVLAEKKVVALNDVSEAGFFGRLWDGIMLWFRDIFSD; encoded by the coding sequence ATGAAGTTTCCCCTTTTGCTGCTGGGCGTAAGCACCTTGCTGGTGTTGCCCGCGTCTGCCGACAATAAAAAAGATGCCTCTGCCCCGCAAGCGACTTCGGCTGTGCAGGCTTCTGCTGCGTCTGCGCCTGCCGCCGCTTCTGCCCCCGCCGCACCGTCTGCATCACTGAAAATTGACGTGGATTCGCCCCCCGAAATTGCTGCTGCCGCCTATTTGGTTAAAGACTTGCACAGCAATCAAGTATTGCTGTCCAAAAATGCCGACCAACCCATTGAACCCGCTTCACTCACCAAGCTGATGACGGCATATTTAACGTTCAAAGCTTTGGAAAGCGGCAAGCTGCAACCCGAACAAATGCTGAAAGTATCCGAAAAAGCGTGGAAAGCAGAAGGCTCGCGCATGTTTTTGGAAATCAAAAAGCCCGTGAGCGTGAGTGATTTGATTAAAGGGCTGATTGTTCAGTCGGGCAACGATGCCGCGATTACGCTGGCAGAAGCCTTGGGCGGTAGCGAAGAAGAATTTGCCAAACAAATGAACGCCGAAGCCAAACGCTTGGGCATGATGCACACCCACTTTGAAAACAGCACGGGTTTACCGGGCAAATCCCACCTGACCACCGTGCAGGATTTGATGACGCTAACCGCCGCCATTATCCGCGATTATCCGCAGTATTACCCGATTTACGGTATTAAAACCTTTACTTACAACAGCATTACCCAGCCCAACCGCAATCTGCTGCTTTACCGCGACCCCAGTGTGGACGGTTTGAAAACAGGGCATACCGCCAGCGCAGGTTACAACCTGATTGCTTCCAGCAAACGCAACGGGCGCAGGGTGGTATCGGTGGTGGTGGGTACGTCCAGCGAAGAAGCACGCGCCACCGAAAGCAGCAAACTGCTGAACTATGCCCTGCAAAACTTTGATACCCCGCAAATGTATCAAGCAGGGCAGAGCGTGGCACGGGTAAAAGTGTATAAAGGCGCGGAAAAAGAACTGGCTGTGGGTTTTCTCGACAATATTTACATTACCCTACCGCACCAAAACGCCGAACGCATCAAACCGGTATTGGAAACCCGCCAGCCCGTACTCGCCCCCATCCGCAAAGGCAGCGAAATGGGTACGCTGAAATTTATGGACGGCGATAAGGTATTGGCAGAAAAGAAAGTGGTCGCCTTAAACGATGTGTCGGAAGCAGGCTTTTTCGGCAGGTTGTGGGACGGCATCATGCTGTGGTTCCGCGATATTTTTTCAGATTAA